Proteins from a single region of Pseudomonas phenolilytica:
- the tatA gene encoding twin-arginine translocase TatA/TatE family subunit, with amino-acid sequence MGLGGISIWQLLIILLIVIMLFGTKRLKGLGSDLGDAIKGFRKSMGTDDDKPGVEEKPGQTIDAQARKVEEPTRKD; translated from the coding sequence ATGGGTCTTGGCGGCATTAGCATCTGGCAACTCCTGATCATCCTGCTCATCGTCATCATGCTGTTCGGCACCAAGCGCCTCAAAGGCTTGGGTTCCGACCTCGGCGATGCGATCAAGGGCTTCCGCAAATCGATGGGCACCGACGACGACAAGCCAGGCGTCGAGGAAAAGCCCGGGCAGACCATCGATGCCCAGGCGCGCAAGGTCGAAGAACCTACCCGCAAAGACTAG
- a CDS encoding phosphoribosyl-ATP diphosphatase, with translation MSDTLTRLAEVLEARKDAAPDSSYVASLYHKGLNKILEKVGEESVETILAAKDAASSGDCSDLIYETADLWFHSLVMLAALGQHPQAVLDELDRRFGLSGHAEKAARPQT, from the coding sequence ATGAGTGACACCCTCACCCGTCTGGCCGAAGTGCTGGAAGCGCGCAAAGACGCCGCACCGGACAGCTCCTACGTGGCCAGCCTGTATCACAAGGGGCTGAACAAGATTCTCGAAAAGGTCGGCGAGGAATCGGTGGAAACCATCCTCGCCGCCAAGGACGCCGCCAGCAGCGGCGACTGCAGCGACCTCATCTACGAAACCGCCGACCTGTGGTTCCACAGCCTGGTCATGCTCGCCGCGCTCGGCCAGCATCCCCAGGCAGTGCTGGACGAGCTGGACCGGCGCTTCGGCCTCTCCGGACACGCGGAAAAAGCCGCGCGTCCACAAACCTGA
- the tatB gene encoding Sec-independent protein translocase protein TatB yields MFDIGFTELLLVGLVALVVLGPERLPGAVRTAGLWVGRLKRSFNNIKAEVEREIGADEIRRQLHNERILDLEREMKQSIMPPASTTSSPAASTPATTPAAVSADSAPATAPAPEPAKPAEPAPDSRPDRSPEP; encoded by the coding sequence ATGTTCGATATCGGTTTTACCGAACTGCTTCTGGTCGGTCTGGTGGCCCTGGTGGTGCTGGGACCGGAGCGCCTTCCCGGAGCCGTTCGCACCGCCGGCCTGTGGGTCGGCCGCCTGAAACGCAGCTTCAACAACATCAAGGCCGAGGTCGAGCGCGAAATTGGCGCCGACGAGATTCGTCGCCAACTGCACAACGAACGCATCCTCGACCTCGAACGCGAGATGAAGCAGAGCATCATGCCGCCGGCTTCGACCACTAGCAGCCCCGCAGCATCCACACCGGCGACCACTCCCGCAGCCGTCAGCGCCGACAGCGCGCCCGCCACCGCGCCGGCGCCCGAGCCCGCCAAACCCGCCGAGCCGGCGCCCGATTCCCGTCCTGACAGATCGCCAGAGCCATGA